Proteins from a single region of Mesotoga sp. UBA6090:
- the secA gene encoding preprotein translocase subunit SecA, with protein MGILSNIFDKNRILLKKYSRVVEVINDHEQAIEKFEKKDFAKKTEEFKSRVLEGQSLDLILPEAFALAREAAKRTVSMRPFDVQLMGALALNEGKIAEMKTGEGKTLVATMPLYLNALSGKGCHLATVNDYLAKRDAGWMGPVYEYLGLRAGFIQAAMEPSLRKDAYNCDITYGTANEFGFDYLRDNLVYSLENKVQRGHNFVIVDEADSILIDEARTPLIISGPAQDSSNLYRQFAFFAKRFQAEKDFVVDEKDRTVTLTDEGIAKAEKLLQIDNLYDPSNYDYIFHLLNALKAMNLYKKEVDYLVTQEGEVVIVDEFTGRLLPGRRYSEGLHQAIEAKENVQIRQESVTFATITFQNYFKQYDKVAGMTGTAATEESEFISIYNTPVAVIPTNKNVIRQDKEDSIYKTKEEKNEATINEIAERYEKGQPVLVGTTSIEKSELLSKMLQKRGVPHEVLNAKYHEREAEIVAKAGERKTITIATNMAGRGTDIKLGEGVVELGGLYVLGTERHESRRIDNQLVGRSGRQGDPGESRFFLSTEDDLIRLFGGERMQSIMNTLKIERGQPIEHSLLSRIIFSAQKKIEGMHFEIRKRLYELDSVIDQQRSAIYAHRDWVLKGEEIDSNVFEIIEDVVDRRVSGLQQLPPFEDIKVSFGFLPAGDIGRLKGLKNVEELRNNALSLLQEI; from the coding sequence ATGGGAATTCTTTCGAACATATTCGATAAGAACCGAATACTTCTAAAGAAGTACTCTAGAGTAGTTGAAGTCATTAACGACCATGAGCAAGCCATAGAAAAATTTGAAAAGAAAGACTTTGCAAAGAAAACGGAAGAGTTCAAATCCCGGGTCTTGGAGGGTCAATCTCTTGATTTAATTCTGCCCGAAGCTTTTGCTCTGGCAAGAGAGGCCGCGAAAAGGACTGTTAGTATGAGGCCCTTCGACGTGCAGTTGATGGGTGCGCTAGCTCTTAACGAAGGCAAGATCGCTGAGATGAAAACCGGTGAAGGAAAGACACTGGTGGCAACAATGCCATTGTATCTGAATGCTCTTTCGGGCAAGGGTTGTCATCTAGCAACCGTGAACGACTATCTTGCGAAGAGAGATGCTGGCTGGATGGGTCCGGTGTATGAATATCTTGGATTACGGGCAGGATTCATTCAGGCGGCCATGGAGCCGTCGCTAAGAAAAGATGCCTATAACTGTGATATTACATACGGAACGGCCAACGAGTTTGGATTCGACTACCTTAGGGATAATCTCGTATACTCTCTTGAGAATAAGGTTCAACGCGGACATAATTTCGTAATTGTGGATGAGGCCGATTCAATACTAATTGATGAAGCTAGAACCCCGTTGATCATATCTGGTCCGGCTCAAGACTCTTCAAATCTGTACAGGCAATTTGCCTTCTTTGCAAAGCGTTTTCAGGCGGAAAAAGACTTCGTTGTTGATGAGAAAGACAGAACAGTGACTCTTACAGACGAGGGTATAGCAAAGGCTGAGAAGCTTCTGCAAATTGACAATCTTTATGATCCGAGTAATTATGACTACATTTTCCACCTTCTGAATGCTTTGAAAGCCATGAATCTCTACAAGAAAGAGGTTGATTATCTGGTTACTCAGGAAGGTGAAGTTGTCATTGTGGATGAGTTTACCGGCAGATTATTGCCGGGAAGAAGGTACTCTGAAGGTCTCCATCAGGCAATAGAGGCGAAGGAAAATGTACAGATTAGACAGGAATCGGTTACTTTCGCCACGATTACCTTTCAAAACTACTTCAAGCAATACGACAAAGTAGCAGGAATGACGGGGACGGCGGCGACTGAAGAGTCGGAGTTCATTTCGATTTATAACACGCCAGTTGCGGTAATACCTACTAACAAGAACGTAATCCGGCAGGACAAGGAAGACTCAATATACAAGACCAAAGAAGAAAAAAATGAAGCAACAATAAATGAGATTGCCGAACGTTATGAAAAAGGACAACCCGTGCTTGTAGGAACAACTTCTATTGAGAAGAGCGAGCTCTTGAGCAAAATGCTCCAGAAAAGGGGAGTTCCCCATGAGGTTCTAAACGCAAAGTACCATGAGAGAGAAGCCGAAATTGTTGCAAAAGCAGGTGAACGAAAGACCATTACAATCGCGACAAACATGGCAGGAAGAGGAACAGACATTAAGCTAGGAGAGGGTGTCGTAGAGCTAGGGGGGCTCTATGTTCTCGGTACCGAAAGACACGAAAGCAGGAGAATAGACAATCAGCTCGTAGGAAGATCTGGCAGGCAGGGGGATCCGGGAGAGTCAAGATTCTTCCTTTCTACCGAAGATGATCTCATAAGGCTTTTCGGCGGAGAACGGATGCAGTCCATAATGAATACTCTCAAGATTGAAAGAGGTCAGCCGATTGAACACTCGCTTTTAAGCAGGATTATTTTTTCTGCTCAGAAGAAGATTGAAGGAATGCACTTCGAGATCAGAAAGCGGCTCTATGAACTGGACTCAGTTATAGATCAGCAAAGAAGTGCAATCTATGCTCATCGAGACTGGGTACTGAAAGGTGAGGAAATAGATTCCAATGTCTTCGAGATAATTGAAGATGTTGTTGATCGAAGGGTGTCTGGGCTTCAGCAGCTGCCTCCTTTTGAAGATATCAAGGTCTCCTTTGGTTTCTTACCAGCGGGAGACATTGGCCGGCTCAAGGGCCTTAAGAACGTTGAGGAACTTAGAAACAATGCCCTATCGCTGCTGCAGGAGATA